The following are encoded together in the Capsulimonas corticalis genome:
- a CDS encoding DUF1385 domain-containing protein: MSDTSFSKPEERQLYGGQAVIEGVMMRSPRFFSIACRRRSDQQIVVKLEPVEQIVPPFLAFLRKPFLRGTLALIDAMAMGIKALTYSANIQMEDETGAASAPEDRKAASAANLALGEGVAERDGIRPARHGSAPLAPAAAAKAAAPQSINGIAIGATTVISLLLGYALFWVIPGALTDQILPHHHATQHAWRLQIGGSLIEGAIRLVVFFVYLALIARLAHVQRVFEYHGAEHKAINTLEAGQDLTLDNVRAASRIHPRCGTNFIFIVLTTAIFVFTIIPRHAISEGVGPALTSVLLRLLLLPVVAGVSFEILKFAGSHRDKAWAQAMIAPGLWTQYITTRVPDDSQLEVSIASLKSVWDKEHESGPASKSSDAEPAAEVA, from the coding sequence ATGAGCGACACTTCTTTCTCAAAACCTGAAGAGCGGCAATTGTACGGCGGGCAAGCGGTGATCGAGGGCGTGATGATGCGCAGTCCTCGATTCTTCTCGATTGCCTGCCGTCGCCGTTCCGATCAGCAGATCGTCGTCAAGCTGGAGCCGGTGGAGCAGATTGTTCCGCCGTTTTTGGCGTTTTTGCGCAAACCCTTTTTACGCGGCACGCTCGCGCTGATCGACGCCATGGCGATGGGCATCAAGGCCCTCACCTACTCGGCCAACATCCAGATGGAGGATGAGACCGGCGCCGCATCGGCTCCCGAGGATCGCAAGGCCGCCAGCGCCGCGAATCTCGCGCTGGGCGAAGGCGTTGCGGAGCGCGACGGGATTCGGCCCGCGCGTCATGGCTCGGCGCCGCTGGCGCCCGCCGCCGCCGCGAAGGCCGCCGCGCCGCAGTCCATCAATGGGATCGCCATTGGCGCGACCACCGTGATTTCGCTGCTGCTGGGCTACGCTTTGTTCTGGGTGATCCCCGGCGCGCTGACCGATCAGATCCTGCCGCACCATCACGCGACCCAGCATGCATGGCGATTGCAGATCGGCGGAAGCTTGATTGAGGGCGCCATACGTCTGGTGGTGTTCTTTGTTTACCTCGCCTTGATCGCGCGCCTCGCGCACGTGCAGCGGGTATTCGAGTATCACGGCGCCGAACACAAGGCGATCAATACGCTGGAGGCGGGTCAAGATCTGACGCTGGACAATGTCCGCGCGGCCAGCCGCATCCATCCGCGCTGCGGCACGAATTTTATCTTTATCGTCCTGACCACCGCCATCTTTGTCTTCACGATTATCCCGCGTCACGCGATCAGCGAAGGCGTCGGGCCGGCCCTGACGAGCGTGCTGCTCCGATTGCTGCTGCTCCCGGTTGTCGCGGGCGTCTCCTTTGAAATCCTGAAGTTCGCGGGAAGCCATCGCGACAAAGCGTGGGCGCAGGCGATGATCGCGCCCGGTCTCTGGACCCAATATATCACGACGCGCGTACCCGACGACAGTCAGCTCGAAGTCTCGATCGCCTCTTTGAAGAGCGTATGGGATAAGGAGCATGAATCCGGTCCTGCATCGAAATCCTCGGACGCGGAACCGGCGGCGGAAGTGGCGTAG
- the prfA gene encoding peptide chain release factor 1 has product MFEKLLEVEQLYEELERRMSEPDLVSDMGEYRRVHKQYSDLTEIVAKFREFRSNQKQLEETEAMLRGQLDSDMRDLAQMEFDELKEQKIALEHELKVMLLPKDPNDDKNVILEVRAAAGGDEAALFAGDLLRMYMRYAEKRGWDMSLMSSNETGNGGYKEAIVEINGQGAYSSLKFESGVHRVQRVPSTESSGRLHTSTATVIVMPEAEDVEIEINMADIKREHTLSQGAGGQNVQKNETAVRLTHLPTGIVVTCQDQRSQLQNFEKAIRVMKARLLDIEQQKQAESLGTTRKGIVGTGDRSEKVRTYNFPQDRMTDHRIGMTIHNLPTILSGEFQTMIDALVNADQAEKLKYETE; this is encoded by the coding sequence ATGTTTGAAAAACTCTTAGAAGTCGAGCAGCTCTATGAAGAGCTGGAGCGGCGGATGTCCGAACCGGACCTTGTCAGCGACATGGGCGAGTATCGGCGCGTCCACAAGCAATACAGCGATCTGACGGAGATCGTCGCCAAGTTCCGCGAGTTCCGCAGCAATCAAAAGCAGCTCGAAGAGACCGAAGCGATGCTGCGCGGCCAGCTGGATTCCGACATGCGGGACCTGGCTCAGATGGAGTTCGACGAACTGAAGGAGCAGAAGATCGCGCTCGAGCACGAGCTCAAGGTCATGCTGCTGCCCAAAGACCCGAACGACGACAAGAACGTCATCCTGGAAGTCCGCGCCGCCGCCGGTGGCGACGAGGCGGCGCTGTTCGCCGGCGACCTGCTGCGCATGTACATGCGCTATGCCGAGAAGCGCGGCTGGGATATGTCGTTGATGAGCAGCAACGAGACCGGCAATGGCGGTTACAAAGAAGCCATTGTGGAAATCAACGGACAGGGCGCCTACTCCAGCCTGAAATTCGAATCCGGAGTCCACCGCGTCCAGCGCGTCCCCAGCACCGAAAGCTCCGGCCGCCTGCACACCAGCACGGCCACGGTCATCGTGATGCCCGAAGCCGAGGATGTCGAGATCGAAATCAACATGGCCGACATCAAGCGCGAGCATACCCTCAGCCAGGGCGCCGGCGGCCAGAACGTTCAGAAGAACGAAACCGCCGTCCGCCTGACGCACCTGCCGACGGGCATTGTCGTCACCTGCCAGGATCAGCGCTCGCAGCTCCAGAACTTTGAAAAGGCCATCCGGGTTATGAAGGCCCGCCTTCTGGACATCGAACAGCAGAAGCAGGCCGAATCGCTTGGCACCACCCGCAAGGGAATCGTCGGCACCGGCGACCGCAGTGAAAAGGTCCGCACCTACAACTTCCCCCAGGACCGCATGACCGACCACCGCATCGGCATGACGATCCACAACCTGCCGACCATCCTCAGCGGCGAATTCCAGACCATGATCGACGCGCTCGTGAACGCCGATCAGGCGGAGAAGCTGAAGTACGAGACGGAGTAG
- a CDS encoding IS3 family transposase (programmed frameshift), giving the protein MTNRKSYTEEFKREAIRLAEEKGNLSGAARDLGIAESLIAKWKKSLEVQPENPFPGKGNPSDPELAQLKRENARLKEENEILKKAVGNLHEPPAVRYRFIQDYAGRFSVQMLCEVMELKTRSYYAWRSEKRAVRRHEKQERDLALVDQIQKVHQQSYDRSYGSPRIHLELREQGIACGRHRVARLMQSHQIVAKKRRRFRVTTQSDHALPIAPNVLDRQFTVASPNQCWVGDITYLWTREGWLYLAVVLDLFSRRVVGWSMQATMETRLVCDALEMAIQRCCPQAGLVYHSDRGGQYAGLVYQDKLNCHGMVASMSRKGNCWDNAVAESFFSTLKTEMLPAQVSRMQVFRTRQVFRTREEAKACVFEYIEVWYNRKRRHSTLGYISPAQFEQRHFEQQQQLARAA; this is encoded by the exons ATGACGAACCGTAAATCTTACACCGAAGAGTTCAAACGCGAGGCGATCCGCCTGGCCGAGGAGAAGGGCAATCTCAGCGGCGCAGCACGCGATTTGGGAATTGCCGAAAGCTTGATCGCCAAATGGAAGAAGAGCTTGGAGGTCCAGCCTGAGAATCCTTTCCCCGGCAAAGGTAATCCCTCCGATCCCGAACTCGCACAGCTCAAACGCGAAAACGCCCGCCTCAAAGAGGAGAATGAAATCCTAAAAAAAGCGGTCGGTA ATCTTCACGAACCGCCCGCAGTGAGATACCGATTCATTCAAGACTATGCGGGACGATTTTCCGTGCAGATGCTCTGTGAGGTCATGGAGCTCAAAACCAGAAGCTATTACGCATGGCGCTCTGAGAAACGCGCCGTGCGTCGCCATGAAAAACAAGAGCGAGACTTGGCGTTGGTGGACCAGATCCAGAAAGTACACCAGCAAAGCTACGACAGAAGCTATGGCAGCCCACGCATCCATTTAGAGCTGCGAGAGCAAGGGATTGCTTGTGGTCGCCATCGAGTGGCGCGCTTGATGCAGTCCCATCAGATTGTGGCGAAGAAGAGACGACGTTTCCGAGTGACAACCCAATCGGATCATGCGTTGCCCATCGCTCCCAATGTGCTGGATCGACAGTTCACGGTGGCGTCTCCCAATCAATGCTGGGTGGGCGACATCACGTATCTGTGGACGCGTGAAGGCTGGCTGTATTTGGCGGTCGTCCTGGACTTGTTCAGCCGCCGTGTGGTCGGCTGGTCGATGCAGGCGACGATGGAAACCCGCTTGGTCTGTGACGCTCTCGAAATGGCAATCCAGCGGTGCTGTCCGCAGGCGGGGCTTGTTTACCATAGCGATCGAGGTGGGCAATACGCCGGCCTCGTTTACCAAGACAAACTGAATTGCCACGGCATGGTGGCCAGCATGAGCCGTAAGGGCAACTGCTGGGACAATGCCGTGGCGGAGAGTTTTTTCTCGACGTTGAAGACCGAGATGCTGCCTGCGCAAGTATCTCGAATGCAGGTATTTCGTACTCGGCAGGTATTTCGTACTCGGGAGGAAGCGAAAGCTTGTGTGTTCGAGTATATTGAAGTCTGGTATAACCGCAAGCGTCGACATTCGACGCTTGGTTATATCAGCCCCGCTCAATTTGAACAGCGCCATTTTGAGCAACAGCAACAGCTCGCAAGAGCCGCTTAA
- the glgP gene encoding alpha-glucan family phosphorylase — MNSLPESLSRLRDLAYNLRWTWDHDTLALFERLDPDLWTERGADPLGVLLHISSEKLTQAANDPDTIALYQRIVADFDDYMAAKNTWYEAEHGERGAPKIAYFSAEFGLTEVLPIFSGGLGMLAGDHLRSASDLGLPLAGVGLLYRQGYFTQFLDHDGWQGERHDVNDFTQLPLTLEMDAQGAPKSVLIHFPGRQVRAQIWRVQVGRIPLYLLDTDVPENSPEDRGITGQLYGGDREMRIQQEMVLGIGGVHALAAMEIDPEVVHLNEGHSAFAVLERARRAAAAHGGDYWEALRATGAKTVFTTHTPEAAGHDYFAPDLTRKYLGGYAREMGVSIEDILPLGRRNGYDGAEYFCMTIIALRVAGFSNGVSRLHGEVCREMWHSVWPQLVEANVPIGAVTNGVHYQSWASRETIALYDRFLGPEWRDRPDDHKIWANIEKISDRELWDTHRERRERLVDFTRHRVRTQMKARGLSEEEIAGDALDPNTLTIVFCRRVVRYKRIDLLLRDVDRLTRLLTNEERPVQIIYSGKATPGDDYGRGMIHQIVQLSQRPELRRHLVFLEDYNMAIARTLAEGADIWLNTPRRPQEASGTSGMKAAVCGTLNCSVLDGWWDEAVNDSEPHAPPIGWSFGEETGMNADADDRHDSETLFSLLENQIVPMFYENGKDGLPTEWIARVKSSLQQLGPKFNTHRMVKEYCRKGYFREEG; from the coding sequence ATGAACTCTCTGCCCGAATCTCTCTCGCGCTTGCGCGACCTCGCGTATAACCTCCGCTGGACCTGGGATCACGATACGCTGGCGCTGTTCGAGCGTTTGGACCCCGATCTCTGGACGGAGCGCGGCGCGGATCCGCTGGGCGTCCTGCTCCATATTTCCTCCGAAAAACTGACGCAGGCGGCGAACGATCCCGATACCATCGCCCTGTATCAGCGAATCGTCGCGGACTTCGACGATTATATGGCCGCGAAGAACACCTGGTATGAAGCCGAGCACGGCGAACGCGGCGCGCCGAAGATCGCATACTTTAGCGCCGAGTTTGGCCTGACCGAAGTGCTGCCGATCTTTTCGGGCGGGCTGGGGATGCTGGCGGGCGATCATCTGCGCTCGGCGAGCGATCTGGGCCTGCCGCTGGCGGGCGTCGGCCTGCTGTATCGTCAGGGATACTTCACGCAGTTTCTGGATCATGACGGCTGGCAGGGCGAGCGTCACGACGTCAACGACTTCACGCAGCTGCCGCTGACGCTGGAGATGGATGCGCAGGGAGCGCCGAAGTCGGTCTTGATCCACTTTCCGGGGCGGCAGGTGCGCGCGCAGATCTGGCGGGTGCAGGTGGGACGGATCCCGCTGTATCTGCTGGATACGGATGTGCCCGAAAACAGCCCGGAAGATCGGGGGATCACCGGGCAGCTTTACGGCGGCGATCGGGAGATGCGGATTCAGCAGGAGATGGTGCTCGGCATTGGAGGCGTCCATGCGCTCGCGGCGATGGAGATCGATCCCGAGGTCGTCCATCTGAACGAAGGCCATAGCGCCTTCGCCGTTCTGGAGCGCGCCCGCCGCGCGGCGGCGGCGCATGGCGGGGATTACTGGGAAGCGCTCAGGGCGACGGGGGCGAAGACGGTCTTTACCACGCATACGCCGGAGGCGGCGGGCCATGATTACTTCGCGCCGGATCTGACGCGCAAGTACCTGGGCGGATACGCGCGGGAGATGGGCGTGTCCATCGAGGATATTTTGCCTCTTGGCCGGCGCAACGGTTATGACGGCGCGGAATACTTCTGCATGACCATCATCGCTCTGCGCGTCGCCGGCTTCAGCAACGGCGTCAGTCGCCTGCACGGCGAAGTCTGCCGCGAGATGTGGCATTCGGTCTGGCCCCAGCTGGTCGAAGCCAACGTTCCGATCGGCGCCGTCACCAACGGCGTCCACTATCAGAGCTGGGCGTCCCGCGAGACGATCGCGCTTTACGATCGGTTCCTTGGCCCCGAATGGCGTGACCGCCCGGACGATCATAAGATCTGGGCGAATATCGAAAAGATCTCGGACCGCGAGCTTTGGGACACGCACCGGGAGCGACGCGAGCGTTTGGTGGATTTCACGCGCCATCGTGTCCGCACGCAAATGAAGGCGCGCGGCCTTTCCGAAGAGGAGATTGCCGGCGACGCGCTGGATCCCAACACCCTGACGATCGTCTTCTGCCGCCGCGTCGTGCGCTACAAGCGCATCGACCTGCTGCTGCGCGATGTCGATCGCCTCACCCGATTGCTCACCAACGAAGAGCGTCCGGTGCAGATCATCTACTCCGGCAAAGCCACTCCCGGCGACGACTACGGGCGCGGCATGATCCATCAGATCGTCCAGCTCTCGCAGCGTCCCGAGCTGCGCCGCCATCTGGTCTTCCTCGAAGATTACAATATGGCGATCGCCCGCACGCTCGCCGAGGGCGCGGATATCTGGCTCAACACCCCGCGCCGCCCGCAGGAAGCCAGCGGCACCAGCGGCATGAAAGCCGCCGTCTGCGGAACGCTCAATTGCAGCGTGCTGGACGGCTGGTGGGACGAAGCCGTAAACGACTCCGAACCCCACGCCCCGCCCATCGGCTGGTCCTTCGGCGAAGAAACCGGCATGAACGCCGACGCCGACGACCGCCACGATTCCGAAACGCTCTTCTCTTTACTGGAGAACCAGATCGTTCCGATGTTCTACGAGAACGGGAAAGACGGCCTGCCGACGGAGTGGATCGCGCGCGTGAAGTCGTCCTTGCAGCAATTGGGGCCGAAGTTCAATACGCACCGGATGGTGAAGGAATACTGCCGGAAGGGGTATTTTCGGGAGGAGGGTTAG
- a CDS encoding inorganic phosphate transporter has translation MVEMHLPHALGALLIVTIVVALIFDFTNGFHDTANAIATVVSTRVLSPQVAVIMCAVLNFAGAFYSTNVAKTIAKGLVDAHAATQTVILAAIVGAIVWNVVTWYFGIPSSSSHALIGGLVGAAIVQAGFHAVLWDGVLSKVVLPMVLSPIAGGLLGFLIMMLIFMLFARTSQHKVTFLFHNLQRLSAAAMSFTHGQNDAQKTMGVITLALVANHMLPASKDIHIPTWVIFSCATAMAAGTASGGWRIIKTMGQRIIRLEPVHGFAAEAAGASVIFAASAMGMAVSTTHVISGSIFGVGVAKNLAGVRWNTAQRMVAAWCLTLPSAAVVAGACLFVIRMMTHPAAVAVVK, from the coding sequence ATGGTTGAAATGCATCTGCCGCACGCGCTCGGCGCGCTGCTGATCGTCACCATCGTCGTCGCCTTGATCTTCGACTTCACCAACGGCTTCCACGATACCGCGAACGCCATCGCCACGGTCGTCTCCACCCGCGTCCTTTCCCCGCAAGTCGCGGTGATCATGTGCGCCGTTCTGAACTTCGCCGGCGCGTTCTACTCGACTAACGTCGCGAAGACGATCGCCAAGGGGTTGGTGGACGCGCACGCTGCGACACAGACCGTGATCCTCGCGGCGATCGTCGGCGCCATCGTCTGGAACGTCGTCACCTGGTACTTTGGCATCCCCAGCAGCTCGTCCCATGCGCTGATTGGCGGCCTTGTCGGCGCGGCGATCGTGCAGGCGGGCTTCCACGCCGTGCTCTGGGACGGGGTCCTGAGCAAAGTCGTCCTGCCGATGGTGCTCTCGCCCATCGCCGGCGGCCTTCTTGGATTCTTGATCATGATGCTGATCTTTATGCTGTTCGCCAGGACAAGCCAGCACAAAGTGACGTTCCTCTTTCACAACCTCCAGCGCCTTTCGGCGGCGGCCATGTCCTTCACGCATGGACAGAACGACGCGCAGAAGACGATGGGCGTGATCACCCTCGCCCTGGTCGCCAACCATATGCTGCCGGCCAGCAAAGACATCCATATTCCCACCTGGGTCATCTTTTCCTGCGCCACCGCGATGGCGGCGGGAACCGCATCGGGCGGATGGCGTATTATAAAGACGATGGGGCAGCGCATCATTCGCCTGGAGCCGGTCCACGGCTTCGCGGCGGAGGCGGCCGGCGCCAGCGTCATCTTCGCCGCCAGCGCGATGGGCATGGCGGTCAGCACGACGCACGTCATCTCGGGCAGCATCTTCGGCGTCGGTGTCGCGAAGAACCTGGCCGGCGTCCGCTGGAACACCGCCCAGCGCATGGTCGCCGCCTGGTGCCTGACGCTCCCCAGCGCCGCCGTCGTCGCCGGCGCCTGCCTGTTCGTCATCCGCATGATGACCCATCCCGCCGCTGTCGCAGTGGTGAAATAA
- a CDS encoding DUF47 domain-containing protein, giving the protein MSIFNSDTEFYDLLEKQADLAVQAAKEFQLLGGGFGQSTERATALKRIEAQADELTHELTLKADDKFITPYDKEDMHSLSTALDDITDLIEAAGARVAIYRLATPRVDFIAMAQALLATVEATRAGVGGLRHIRDLKQMREHLIRIHDLENKNDEAYRTALGDLFNEPGADPLNVIKWKEIYDRIELVADKCESVAVGLERIVVKYG; this is encoded by the coding sequence ATGTCGATATTCAATAGCGATACGGAGTTTTACGACCTGCTGGAGAAGCAGGCGGATCTTGCGGTTCAGGCCGCGAAGGAGTTTCAGCTGCTCGGCGGCGGCTTCGGCCAAAGCACGGAGCGCGCGACGGCTCTCAAGCGGATCGAAGCGCAGGCGGATGAGCTCACCCATGAACTGACGCTCAAAGCCGACGACAAGTTTATTACCCCATACGACAAAGAAGACATGCACTCGCTCTCCACGGCCCTCGACGATATCACGGATCTGATCGAAGCGGCCGGAGCGCGTGTTGCGATTTACCGGCTGGCGACGCCGCGCGTGGACTTCATCGCCATGGCGCAGGCGCTGCTGGCGACCGTGGAGGCGACGCGCGCCGGGGTGGGCGGCCTGCGCCACATCCGCGATCTGAAGCAAATGCGCGAGCACCTGATCCGCATCCACGATCTGGAGAATAAGAACGATGAGGCGTACCGGACGGCGCTGGGCGACCTGTTCAACGAGCCCGGCGCGGATCCGCTGAACGTGATCAAGTGGAAAGAGATCTACGACCGGATCGAGCTGGTGGCGGACAAGTGCGAAAGCGTCGCGGTCGGCCTGGAAAGGATCGTGGTGAAGTATGGTTGA
- the prmC gene encoding peptide chain release factor N(5)-glutamine methyltransferase — protein sequence MTVQEALTRATAMLAAAEVETPRLDARLMLEWTLKCRREDLAREPEREIGERERIIFEKAVALRALRRPLPYITGEQYFYGRPFKINRAVLIPRPETEMLVSLGLEKLSQAPQPRIADIGTGSGCIAVSLACERPEARVWATDLSGDALKLARKNVVRYDLTDRLTLLHGDLLAPLPRDTPFDLIVSNPPYIAEHEIPHLQPEVRDYEPALALSGAPGATGDDGAALYRRLLQDSLGYLRPNGWILLEVGQGQADTVIAWAESLGYLDAAAHDDMSGIPRVIQARRS from the coding sequence TTGACTGTACAAGAGGCGCTGACGCGGGCGACAGCGATGCTCGCCGCCGCCGAGGTGGAAACGCCGCGTCTGGACGCGCGCTTGATGCTGGAGTGGACTCTGAAATGCCGGCGCGAAGATCTCGCGCGGGAGCCGGAGCGCGAAATCGGGGAGCGCGAGCGGATCATCTTTGAAAAAGCCGTCGCGCTGCGCGCGCTGCGCCGTCCCCTGCCCTATATCACCGGCGAGCAGTACTTTTACGGACGCCCGTTCAAGATCAATCGGGCCGTGCTGATTCCGCGTCCTGAAACGGAGATGCTGGTTTCACTGGGGCTGGAAAAACTGAGCCAGGCGCCGCAGCCGCGGATCGCGGATATCGGGACGGGGAGCGGCTGCATCGCCGTCAGCCTCGCCTGCGAGCGCCCTGAGGCGCGCGTATGGGCGACGGATCTGTCGGGCGACGCGCTGAAACTCGCGCGCAAAAACGTTGTCCGTTACGATCTCACCGATCGCCTGACGCTGCTGCACGGCGATCTGCTTGCCCCATTGCCGCGGGACACGCCGTTCGATCTGATCGTCTCCAACCCGCCCTATATCGCCGAGCATGAGATCCCCCATTTGCAGCCGGAAGTGCGCGATTACGAGCCCGCGCTCGCGCTCAGCGGCGCGCCGGGCGCGACCGGCGACGACGGCGCCGCGCTCTACCGGCGTCTTTTACAGGATTCTCTGGGGTATCTGAGGCCGAACGGATGGATCTTGCTGGAGGTCGGACAGGGACAGGCGGACACGGTGATCGCCTGGGCGGAATCCCTGGGATACTTGGACGCCGCCGCGCATGATGATATGAGCGGCATTCCGCGTGTGATTCAGGCGCGCCGGAGTTGA
- a CDS encoding BON domain-containing protein, with amino-acid sequence MENAASFRGIILWGAALLAAGCSARDPATNTPSFHVGTPTNRSTVQSWELNSEPIHTQPGVNAGSIVGPLPPGQRQRGFEPYDPLAVASYNALLAAQTVDTKYITCTAKSGVVAINGSVQNDQEKQRVEQIVRGVSGVKEVRSKLRIVIAQ; translated from the coding sequence ATGGAAAACGCAGCATCTTTCCGTGGGATAATTTTATGGGGAGCCGCGCTGCTCGCGGCGGGGTGCTCGGCGCGCGACCCGGCGACGAACACTCCGAGTTTCCATGTCGGCACGCCGACAAACCGTTCCACCGTCCAGTCCTGGGAGCTCAACAGCGAGCCGATCCACACGCAGCCGGGGGTCAACGCCGGCAGCATCGTCGGCCCGCTGCCCCCCGGACAGCGGCAGCGCGGTTTCGAACCCTACGACCCTCTCGCGGTGGCGTCCTACAACGCCCTGCTCGCCGCCCAGACGGTGGACACCAAGTACATCACCTGCACGGCGAAATCCGGCGTCGTCGCGATCAACGGCTCGGTTCAGAACGACCAGGAGAAACAGCGCGTCGAACAGATCGTGCGCGGCGTCTCCGGCGTCAAAGAAGTCCGCAGCAAGCTGCGGATCGTTATTGCGCAGTAA